CCCAGATGTCTACTTATTTTCTTGATTTTTTAGAGAATAACTATGGAGTCAAAAAGATTGCTTTTGCTGCTTCATTTGGAGTTGATGAATGGGAATTTACAGAGCCACAAACAAAAGAGTATAAAAGACTTATAAAACTCTTTGATGCTGTATCTGTCAGAGAGGATACTGCTATTGAATTATGTAAAAAACACTTTGGCGTGGATGCTGCTCACATGCTGGATCCTACAATGCTGCTTGCTAGAAATGAGTATATATCTTTAGTGGAAAAGGAGAAGATTGAAAAAAGCTCTGGTAATCTTTTTACTTATATTCTTGACTCTACAAATGATAAGAATAGTATAATTGAAAAGATTTCTAATAAATATAATTTGAAAACTTTTTCGGTTATGCAACCGAAGAGGTTCTCTGATATAGACAGAAATGGGATTGATGAATGTGTTTTCCCACCTGTGGAAGAATGGATACGTGGTTTTATGGATGCAGAGTTTGTTGTAACAGACTCTTTTCATGGTACTGTATTTTCCATTATATTTAACAAGCCCTTTATTTCAATTGCTAATGAAAGCAGAGGAACAACTCGATTTACATCGTTGTTAAAGTTATTTCAATTAGAAGATAAATTAGTACATTCACTAAGTGATTTTAATCTGACTGGATATAAGGAAATTGATTGGAAAAATGTAAATAGTATTCTGGAAAGGGAGAAAACATCTTCTATTCAGTTTATAAAAGAGAATCTATAATAAAGTAATAAAAATTGAAAGTACTATTGTAACTATGTATAAAGATAGACCCAAAATATCTGTGATTATCCCTGTGTATAATGTAGAAAGATATATTGAGAATTGTGCACGATCATTATTTGAACAAACTCTGGATGATATTGAGTTTGTTTTTATTAATGATTGTACACCGGATAAGAGTTTTGATATTTTGACAAATGTATTAAATGACTATCCTAATAGAAGAAATCAAGTCAAAATAATTCACAACAAAGAGAATAAAGGGATAGCAGCGACTAGAAATATAGGGTTGAGAAATTCAACTGGTAAATATATCATCCACTGTGATAGTGATGATTGGGTAGATCCTGATCTTTATGAGAAACTCTATTTGAATGCTGAAGCAAATAAAGCTGATATAGTATTATGTGACACAATAAAAGAAAAAAATAGCAATACAGATAAAATAATAGATTTTTATAGTGACAGTAATATAGAGTGTATTAGAGCAATTTTAACAGCTAAATTAACTCCCTACTTATGTACAAAACTTATTAGTAAAGAACTCTATGATAATAATAAGATAGATTTTCCTGATGGCGTAAATATACGTGAAGATTTTTATGCGCTAGTAAAATTGTTTTATTACTCTAAAAAGATTTCGAGAATATCAGATTCATATTATCATTATCGTATTCATGGTCACTCAATATCGAGGTCTGAAAATATGCGAGATTTTAACTCTGTATTTGTTCAAGACAGAATTAAAGCATCAGTACTTGCTTATGACTTTCTAATGAATACTGATGACAAAGTAAAATATGAAAAAGCTATACTTGATTCAAAGCTAATTCTCAAGATTCGAATTATCACAAAGATGTATGGTGTAAAAAAAGCAAGAGAAATATTTCCTGAAACAGATTCAAAAATCTTTAGTTCTAATTTATCTTTGCATCATAAAATACATATTTGGTTATTATCAAAAAAAATAAACATATTCTTTAGAATATATAAAATATACTTGTCAGTCAGATACTAAGTATTTTAAAAATTAAAGAAATGAAGAAAATAATTACATACGGTACTTT
This portion of the Lascolabacillus massiliensis genome encodes:
- a CDS encoding polysaccharide pyruvyl transferase family protein, translated to MKIGILTQPLHNNYGGLLQNFALQTTLKKLGHESQTINIKNRENLKLRKYASLLKRTVLKLSGQKIRVRAWPTEEEKEIISKYTQQFIKKNITTTDLITKKLDEKLIDKYSFDAYIVGSDQVWRPKYSPQMSTYFLDFLENNYGVKKIAFAASFGVDEWEFTEPQTKEYKRLIKLFDAVSVREDTAIELCKKHFGVDAAHMLDPTMLLARNEYISLVEKEKIEKSSGNLFTYILDSTNDKNSIIEKISNKYNLKTFSVMQPKRFSDIDRNGIDECVFPPVEEWIRGFMDAEFVVTDSFHGTVFSIIFNKPFISIANESRGTTRFTSLLKLFQLEDKLVHSLSDFNLTGYKEIDWKNVNSILEREKTSSIQFIKENL
- a CDS encoding glycosyltransferase family 2 protein, with amino-acid sequence MYKDRPKISVIIPVYNVERYIENCARSLFEQTLDDIEFVFINDCTPDKSFDILTNVLNDYPNRRNQVKIIHNKENKGIAATRNIGLRNSTGKYIIHCDSDDWVDPDLYEKLYLNAEANKADIVLCDTIKEKNSNTDKIIDFYSDSNIECIRAILTAKLTPYLCTKLISKELYDNNKIDFPDGVNIREDFYALVKLFYYSKKISRISDSYYHYRIHGHSISRSENMRDFNSVFVQDRIKASVLAYDFLMNTDDKVKYEKAILDSKLILKIRIITKMYGVKKAREIFPETDSKIFSSNLSLHHKIHIWLLSKKINIFFRIYKIYLSVRY